One genomic window of Bacteroidales bacterium includes the following:
- a CDS encoding aspartate aminotransferase family protein, whose amino-acid sequence MALPDTEKRSAEEIYKQACEVIPGGVSRNTVFHKPHPFYAAHASGCYVTDIDGIQRLDFANNMASLIHGHAHPAIVSAVIEQVQKGTAYTMATEAEVALAQLLCHRVESLEQVRFTNSGTEAVMAMMKAARAFTGRSKIAKAEGAYHGTYDFAEISQAPNPTNWGDIDQPNSVPLAHGTPQGVLDDMIIFPYNDIERTISILNRQADKIAAVIIDPVPHRVGLLPGTEQFIEAIYNWTRENNALLIFDEVVTFRVNYGGAQERYSVKPDMTAMGKIIGGGFPVGAFGGRADIMKVLDPRESKLLFPFSGTFSANPVTVTAGRVAMELFDRDAVLKLNALTQIAIRQIEEAVKLADVPVSLTGAGSMFRIHLTETPPKTFREAYQPKEVSALINEMLDFMYHKEQIMMINTFACMFSTVMTQKEVDKLSEGMLNVFRFIKPKLDALVK is encoded by the coding sequence ATGGCTCTTCCTGACACAGAAAAACGCAGCGCTGAAGAAATTTATAAACAAGCCTGTGAAGTTATTCCCGGAGGCGTAAGCCGAAACACGGTTTTTCATAAACCCCATCCTTTTTATGCTGCCCACGCCAGTGGCTGTTATGTAACCGATATTGATGGCATCCAGCGTCTTGACTTTGCCAATAACATGGCTTCGCTGATCCATGGTCATGCCCATCCCGCCATTGTAAGTGCTGTGATTGAACAGGTTCAGAAAGGTACAGCCTACACCATGGCGACTGAAGCAGAGGTTGCGCTCGCACAATTGCTTTGCCACAGGGTTGAAAGTCTTGAACAGGTTCGGTTTACAAACTCCGGAACCGAAGCCGTAATGGCCATGATGAAAGCTGCCAGGGCTTTTACAGGCCGGTCCAAAATTGCAAAAGCCGAAGGCGCATACCATGGAACCTATGATTTTGCAGAAATCAGCCAGGCGCCTAATCCAACAAACTGGGGCGATATTGACCAACCCAACAGCGTTCCGCTGGCACATGGCACTCCGCAAGGCGTACTGGATGATATGATCATCTTTCCTTACAATGATATTGAACGAACTATTTCCATTCTAAACCGCCAGGCCGATAAGATAGCAGCTGTGATTATTGATCCTGTTCCGCACCGTGTTGGACTTTTACCAGGTACGGAACAGTTTATTGAAGCCATTTATAATTGGACCCGCGAAAACAATGCACTTCTTATCTTTGACGAAGTAGTAACCTTCCGGGTTAATTATGGTGGTGCACAGGAACGCTATTCTGTGAAGCCAGATATGACGGCCATGGGAAAAATTATTGGTGGAGGTTTTCCGGTTGGCGCTTTTGGTGGACGCGCTGATATTATGAAGGTGCTTGATCCCCGCGAAAGCAAGTTGCTATTTCCTTTTTCAGGAACTTTCTCGGCAAACCCTGTTACTGTTACGGCAGGCCGGGTGGCAATGGAACTCTTCGATCGTGATGCCGTGCTAAAGCTTAATGCCTTGACCCAGATTGCTATCCGGCAGATTGAGGAGGCCGTTAAGTTGGCTGATGTGCCTGTATCCCTCACAGGGGCAGGTTCCATGTTTCGTATACATTTAACGGAAACACCACCAAAAACCTTTCGTGAAGCTTACCAACCCAAAGAGGTATCGGCTTTGATCAATGAAATGCTTGATTTTATGTATCATAAAGAACAAATCATGATGATCAATACTTTTGCCTGTATGTTCTCTACAGTTATGACTCAAAAGGAAGTAGACAAGTTGAGTGAGGGAATGCTGAATGTGTTCAGGTTTATTAAGCCGAAGCTTGATGCGCTGGTAAAGTAG